GGCGCCGTTGGCGTGCCCATATTCTTTGTGGTTTCCGGCTTTGTCATAGGCTTACAGCGGTTCGAGATTGGCGCTGCCGGTGTCTATGATTTCATGGCCAAACGGGTATCCCGAATCCTCCCGCTCTATTGGGTGATGACCCTCGCCTATGTTTGTTGGGCCTCCCAAGTGTGGACATGGCCGCAATTGGGCCGCTCACTACTGTTCCTCGAGAGGCCTATCACAGGCCAGCTACCTGCGCTGGGGGTCGGCTGGACTCTTGAATACGAAATGTTCTTTTACATAGCATTCGCGGTCGTGGTGGTTTCCGGCATAGTTGGCACCAGGGTAAGGGGCGCGGCCATTCTGATCTCTGTCTTCGTGCTGATGGTTTACGTGAACTTATCGACCGATGCGGCGGTCCTTGGCTTTTCCGGATCTCCGGTTATCTTGGAGTTCTGTGGCGGCTTAATCATCGCATCGACCATCCAGAACTGCGCCGTGACGCGGCTATGGCTGGCGTATCTCGTTTTTGCCCTGGCGATACTAATCCTTTCGACGACAGCCTTCGTCGGTGAGTCGCGAAACGTCATTTTTTCCATGTGGGGAGCCGGGGCCTTCTTCCTCGTGTTTGGGCTTGCCGCCGCAGAGGTCGAAGGTCGGGTCTTCATGCGAGGGCGACCATTTCAGATGCTGGGTGCAGCTAGCTACGCGATCTACCTTGCGCATCTTGTCGTGCAGGGGAGCTTTTTCAAATGGCCGATTTGGTACTGGCGTTGGTACGAGGTGATAGAGCCCCACCTTGGGCTTTTGTTGATGCTCTCGTTTGCGACCGCCTGGGGGCTGGCTATCCACTATGGCTTCGAAGTCTGGGCCAACGCCTGGTTTAGGCGCTGGCTGCTGCAATGGTCGCCATCGCGTCTTCAGCTCAATCATCTTCAAATTGCCGATGGCGATGGTCTGCGTATCCCCCTTTCGCTCAGGAACCGAACCGAAACGCTGTTCCCGTGGCGCTGAGTGCGCCTAGTTCCGCACGATCCAATCCAGCAAATCTGGATCGATCGTCTCTGCGCCGGTGAAGTCGCTGACCATCTGCGCCGCAATTCCGGCCATGCGAGACGGGTTCCCTTGCTTGGACGCGACATACCTCTCTCATGCGCTCGATCGCGGCCAAGGCGTATATTCCTTGTTGGCGATCATTTCTGTGGTAAGGCGACCCTGATCGCGCTCCTTTCGGAACCCTTTGACGCCCATCGTTCCATCCGGAAAAGCGAGGTTGGCAGCAGTATCCAGTCGCAAGGGGGCGTCGATGTCGTAGTCGGAAAACTCTGGCGCGATATCTCTCTCGCGGCTGATGATGACCTCGCCATAAAGTCTGATTTCAGTGAAATCTTGATCTTGCATAGGCGACCGGACGCTGTTGCCGCAAAAAGCCGTACCCCCGGTTTTACACTCTTTTATTCACGTAAAGTTCGGTGGAAAAAGCCTCCGTTTCAGGGCTGCTTGGGCAGCAGCGACCATACCGCCGGCACCAGGCTGGCGGCGAGCGCAACCTTGATCAAATCCCCGAGGACGAACGGCAAAACG
This region of Mesorhizobium sp. C432A genomic DNA includes:
- a CDS encoding acyltransferase — its product is MPKVFLSIQGLRGIAALLVVVHHYYGVYGSIHKLVGGDLPWLFSYGNVGVFGAVGVPIFFVVSGFVIGLQRFEIGAAGVYDFMAKRVSRILPLYWVMTLAYVCWASQVWTWPQLGRSLLFLERPITGQLPALGVGWTLEYEMFFYIAFAVVVVSGIVGTRVRGAAILISVFVLMVYVNLSTDAAVLGFSGSPVILEFCGGLIIASTIQNCAVTRLWLAYLVFALAILILSTTAFVGESRNVIFSMWGAGAFFLVFGLAAAEVEGRVFMRGRPFQMLGAASYAIYLAHLVVQGSFFKWPIWYWRWYEVIEPHLGLLLMLSFATAWGLAIHYGFEVWANAWFRRWLLQWSPSRLQLNHLQIADGDGLRIPLSLRNRTETLFPWR